The following DNA comes from Castanea sativa cultivar Marrone di Chiusa Pesio chromosome 10, ASM4071231v1.
ttaaatcattcaaagtatttgtttatttgaagcggaagatttcaaatttcaaagataaactcgaggacgagtttgttgcaagtggaggggtctgatgtaggacacaatttactgtttaattattgtaatttattattttttgtatttttatgtaaaaaaacgttattttatgtttaagtgatttatttctttgtttttaggtgcatggaatgctttttaggtcaaatttgattcatgatatggttaggtatcaattaggagttattttagaatatattttcttgtctgtcaagttttatggagcccttaaataggtccttaagtctgtaaacgtttttcatatatattattgaataaaagtaaaaaaaggtgaggttttgctcttcttttggttctttaggaactgtgaacttatcaaggattcttccttgtgacattcaaactttataccttcggttcatgattcaattataattattgggtcaaggtctgtcacttatacttttggttcgcgtttcacttataaatgttgggtcagggttctatcaaaatctgaattttagctttcctagttaaatattcaaatattgtttgttgggtctcaaagcgtatcgattgaggttcgcatcaccaGCGGTAGCTTGAGAGGTCAATGAAAGCTGAGAAAGATCAGGGGTAACATGATCAGAACACCATGTATCAGTAAGCCAACTTGATGCATTTGTTGAAGCAGAATTGGCAGTTGCTGCCATAGAACTGGCAGCCATTAATGCTAGCTTGGCTGGAGCATGTCTGCCTTAATAGGCAAAATTCATGCGATGATAGCAGTCTAATGCCATATGACCATTCTTGCCACAAATCTGACAAGTAGGTCATGCATTATGAGATTGATTGTGAGCTTGAAATGAAAGGAAACCAGAACCACCCTTATGCTGAGATTGTGGTTGAAAACCAGGAAACTAAGGTACTTTTTCACTTCTAGAGGACTGACCATTGTTAAATCCAAAATTAGGATCAAAATTATTGAATCCTCTGCCACGACCCCTTTGATTTCCATTTCTGCCTCTACCTCTGTTATTATTCTAATGAAAACCACTTTGAAGGATCATAGCCATAGCTGTATccttaatttcaaatttcttcTTAAGAGCCCTCTCTTCAGCATTCAACAAAGTATTCAATTCTTCAATAGTAACCACATCATTATGAGTCCTTATTGCAGAACAGAATTCACTATATTCATTTGGTAATGCTTCTAAAACTAAGTGTATGAGCTCTTCTTCATCAATGAAAACAGCAACAAAACTCAATCTATCCCTAGCTTCTTTGATTCTTTGAAAGAAATTATCCATGCCTTCAAGACCTTTCTTGATACTCAGTAATTCATTCCTTAAACTCAAAACATGAGAATGAGATACAGAATCAAACCTCTTTTCAAGCACATTCCAGACTCCCTTCACAGATTTCTGACCCACGGTGATAGCTAAAATTGATGGTGATAGAGTGGAATTGATGAAAGTGAAAAGAGCTCACTCTTTGCTTTTCCAATTGAGAAACTCTAGATCTGGTTCTCTAGTGAAATTTCCAGAACTATCTTTCAAGATAGGATCTGGAGCTACACACGAGTCTTCAAGAAAACCAATCATAGCATAAGCTTCAAGAATCACAACAATCTGATGTTTCCACACAATATAATTAGTGAAATTGAGCTTCACTGTCATCATGCTCGACATATTTGATAAGAGCAACATCGATGGATTCACCAAAGGACTTGTAGTTGTAGTGGTAGAAGGAGTTGTTGAAGAACTAGAGTTCGGAGCAGAAGCCATTAAtggtggctctgataccatgaaaaGCAATGTAATGCAAGGAAGAAGAAATAGAAGTAAAATAGAGAAAGATTGAAGAGAGACTTTGATGGAAGAAAATTCAGTTATTAATCATTGCTTGAATCAGATACAAGTcccaatatatataattgtaaccACCTCCGTAAAGTGTGGAACAAATCTAACCAACACTCATTCAATGCTACCAAATCTTGACACGTGTACATAAACAGTAACAGACTTATCTCTTTCTCAACCACACTATGCTACATGCTGTTTACCTCCTATTTTATCTATACTACAGGTCATTTACCAGCAGCCTTATCATCAACTGTGTCAGCAACCTTACCAACAGTAGCATCAGTAGCATGTGCCTTCACACTTTGCAACCTTCTTCGAGGGCTGGCTTGTACGCCAACAAAGCTTCCTCGAATAGCTTCTCCACTCGATTTCATTGGACACCACAGACCAACAAACAAGCTTGATTCAACAAGTCCTAGCTCATTACCAAGAATACTATGAAGAGAAAGCCAAAATACCTAGAAATGATGTATTTCTCCTTTTCTATCCTCCATGGTTGAGTTCATTCGAGCGAAGCTTGCTTTGGGTTGCTGGGTATAAACCTTATTTGGTTTTCAAAATAGTTGATGGTGTAGTTAACGACTTAAAGGCGGAGCAAACACTAAGAATGGAAGAAGTGAAAGTTGAGAcagtgaagaaagagaaagagctgACGGAGACATTGGCGAGGCTTCAAGAAAGCGTGGCGGTGCTACCAATGTTGGCGTTGGCGAGGCGGGTTGGGAGGCTTATGGATGGTGAAATATCTAACTTGAACTTAGCAGTTGAGGCACTAAATACAGCGATGCTGCAAGTGATAGAAGGTGCTAACTCACTTCGCAAATCCACTGCGAGTAAAGTGGTGGAGATACTTAGTCCGATTCAAATTGTTAAGTTTTTGGCCACAGCTGCTCAGTTTCATCTTCAAACGAGAAGGTGGGGATTGCAAAGGGACTCGTAAAGAGCAATAACTGGCTTGGCGTGAGATCAATGGGAAGGGGGCTTTAGTCAGTAATGTTTGTCTACTTTGTGTGAGAGACCGCTCCCCCCGGCCTGTTTTATAGAgtgttgggccaaacccacgtgaatgggtagagtcgtgttattgcctctcaaaatggacgttcaactagttatattttcccctttagattaagggttttacaatggagtcgccacttatttaattattgagataaataagaaaaccaaaattgaaaaattcctcattttattaattttcaattgactttacattgatcataggaaaattacataGCTTTGGTCCTcaatacaatctaagataaaatacatagctttgtttcctagttacaatctaaaaattgaaaattacaaggatAAACATTGGTCTATCAACCCTTGATCTAAATTCGAAGGCTATAttcaaggttgtcaaaatcgggatcctacgtaggatcgtgaGAGGTAGGTAGGATCGGAGATCATAGGATCGGATCgtgaatcgtaagatcctacctattttcagattttaagcaaaaaacctattgatagtgactttgtatgttatataattacttaaaacataaatccatctattaaaaaaaaattgcatcataaaatgtaatttgcacgcactacatcgttcttatgtcattctaatgaagcaaaatatatttaacttttgacataatgtatctaaaaagttcagtacatatttaattagcaactaagtaccaaaatattatctacacatatgaaaaatgttttccaaattctaagttccaaatccaaaataagttaggctagttagtatataaaaactagctaactacaattttacaatatgtaatctaaaagaaaattctcaatctaaggtaaactagctaattaaataatgaagatcctatttcataatttttcaaattttacttaatttagttaacaaaatagaaaaataaaaaccttaaaagctttgtcaaaatcatatacgcaacacaacaatatggaatTAAGCTaacaaagtacaaataaatgataaactactaagtactaactaccaaaacaaattaccaGAAACCTTAAAGGCAGCAATGGCTCATGGCAACATTATTGAGAGGGTTGagaggtgctgggtttttgactgagtttttttttttttaaaacgttaaacttaagttaagaaagcttaaaggcaGTGATGGCTCACCATTAACATGGCTGAAAGATGCTGTGTTTTTGACAAAGGGCTAGTTATGACATTTTTCacgttttatatttttgataatatcgcaatctcgattgatcgaactaGATGTCAAGCTTGAAATCAAAAATCTTATACGGTCTAGCCAGGAATCAAGCTAGCAGTCAAACTGATAGAAACTTTAGTTTTCTTGCTCTAAACTTGATTCTTTCTTGATCTGAACTTGGGTCTTTGTCTTGGACTATAAAATACATCTTTAACCCACTTAAGACACACCAAAAACACTATGAATTGATTACATTTATCGTATTTGCCAACTACAAAAATATGGACTctacaaaatgcattttcttttctatgaagtTAGAAACACCACTGTTGTGAGTACTAAAATTGTTATTTCTAAGGTAAAGT
Coding sequences within:
- the LOC142612468 gene encoding protein RESPONSE TO ABA AND SALT 1-like — protein: MEEVKVETVKKEKELTETLARLQESVAVLPMLALARRVGRLMDGEISNLNLAVEALNTAMLQVIEGANSLRKSTASKVVEILSPIQIVKFLATAAQFHLQTRRWGLQRDS